The DNA sequence CGTGCGGACGCTCGAACTCCTCGCCGCTCGCGCTCTCGCCATCGCCGAGAACCGGCGCCGGACGAGCGAGCACCGCGTCGCCGTCGAAGTCGCCGACGACCCCGTCGACACCGTGTGCGAGATGAACGAACTTCGGTTCACCCTCGGCTGAGTCCCGCCGCCTTCAGGCCGCCGCGTCGAGCGCCTTGGCACTAGCCAACGAGTGGAGCGCGAGTCACACTGTGCTCACGCAGCACTTCCGGCGCAGCGGGCGCACGAGTGCCGCCAGCCACAGGGGAGGTCGGATTGTGACGATGAAGACCGCGGTGAAACACGAACCGCATGCCGATGACAGCTCACCGGTTCCGTATCTGCGGATAGGCCAGCTGATCTCACTCGTTCACTGGGACCGGGTCGCGGGCGACTGGAAATACACGACGCTGCTGGTCGAGTACGCCGGCCGGGACGACCAGCACTGGAACGTCGTCACCCACGGTCAGAACATGACGCTCGACCGGGACGAATGGTCGATCTTCAACTAGCCGGCTTCAGCCCCCCGACGAGCGCCATACGGATGGCCTCGAGGTCGGTGAAGAAGTCGACATTGTCGTCCCCCCACATCCGGTTCACCCGCATCCCGTCCAGAAGGTACTTCAACAGCCGCAGTGCGGTATCCGGGTCGGCGAACTCGCGCTCGAGCACCGGCCGGAGCGCCTCGAGGTTGCGGGCGTTGCGTGAGGTGAACCACTCGTGCGCGGGATGGGTCGGGTCGAGCGCCTCGGCCTGGAGGGCATCGAAGACGCGCACGTCGTCCCGTCGCTCGGCGTAGTAGGCCGCGGCGGCCTCGATCAGCTCGGCCAGCGAACGCGCTTCGGTCGCGTCGCCTGCGATCGCCGCGATGTCGGCCTCGTCGCGATGCTCCAGCACGGCTGTGAGCAGCGAGTC is a window from the Leifsonia shinshuensis genome containing:
- a CDS encoding TetR/AcrR family transcriptional regulator translates to MARRLTPEARRAEIVSIAHGVIAEEGYRGLSLREIARRCGMSAPGLMHYFPDMDSLLTAVLEHRDEADIAAIAGDATEARSLAELIEAAAAYYAERRDDVRVFDALQAEALDPTHPAHEWFTSRNARNLEALRPVLEREFADPDTALRLLKYLLDGMRVNRMWGDDNVDFFTDLEAIRMALVGGLKPAS